In one window of Juglans regia cultivar Chandler chromosome 3, Walnut 2.0, whole genome shotgun sequence DNA:
- the LOC108979403 gene encoding microtubule-associated protein 70-5-like, with translation MGSYEEQLGCEELSLVHPDPFVLELNRLQNLLREKDRELGVAQGEIKALRATEALKEKAVEELRTEVQKTEEKLRVTENLLEHKNIEIKKVTSEKKDALAAQYAAEATLRRVYANQKDDDSLPIESFIAPLESEIKMYKNEIAALQEDKKAMERLTKSKESALLEAEKILRSALERALIVEEVQNHNYELKRQIEICLEENRILEKTNRQKVLEVEKLSQTIQELEEAILAGGAAANSIRDYKRQIDELNEEKRTLERELARVKVLANRVATVVANEWKDENDKVMPVRKWMEERRLLQAEMQRLRDKLTISERTAKAEAQLKDKLKLRLKIIEEGLKHVTSFSVNPNRFCGSPKTEKSSNIFGFLTSNGGLRKRSTSQPRASSTDGRSSLLQQHNLENETDNVGGELKQANSLKKKHSSGENVLRKGIWVSRSKVVDSGEKENAEIRADIDMNFSKDNSDDTTASPEITPKSGSNEDQQNKGSNADMVSGFLYDRLQKEVINLRKLCEVRDNTLNVKDEEIKMLMKKVDALTKSIEVESKKMKREAATREKEASSMKVDNNRKNRHANSSIRATKA, from the exons ATGGGGAGCTATGAGGAACAACTCGGATGTGAAGAGCTCTCTCTTGTCCACCCTGACCCTTTTGTGTTGGAGCTCAATCGTCTGCAGAACTTACTCAGAG AGAAGGATAGGGAGCTAGGAGTTGCTCAGGGTGAAATCAAGGCTTTAAGAGCGACTGAAGCTTTGAAGGAGAAGGCTGTAGAAGAG CTCAGAACTGAAGTTCAGAAAACGGAAGAGAAACTCCGAGTCACTGAAAATCTTCTTGAACATAAG AACATTGAAATCAAGAAAGTAACAAGTGAGAAGAAAGATGCATTGGCTGCACAATATGCTGCTGAAGCAACCCTTAGAAGGGTGTATGCAAATCAAAAGGACGATGACTCTCTTCCTATCGAGTCATTTATTGCTCCGCTTGAATCTGAAATCAAAATGTATAAGAATGAG ATTGCAGCATTACAGGAGGATAAGAAGGCTATGGAACGTCTCACCAAGTCAAAAGAATCAGCTCTACTTGAAGCAGAGAAGATCTTGAGAAGTGCTTTAGAAAGGGCTTTAATAGTAGAGGAGGTTCAAAATCATAACTATGAATTGAAGAGACAGATTGAGATTTGCCTG GAGGAGAACAGAATCCTCGAGAAAACCAATCGCCAAAAGGTTTTAGAGGTTGAAAAGCTTAGCCAAACCATTCAAGAGCTTGAGGAGGCCATCTTAGCCGGCGGGGCTGCCGCAAATTCAATCCGTGACTACAAACGGCAGATAGATGAATTGAAT GAGGAAAAGAGGACTCTGGAGAGAGAACTAGCAAGAGTAAAAGTTTTAGCAAACAGAGTAGCAACTGTGGTGGCTAATGAGTGGAAAGATGAAAATGACAAAGTTATGCCCGTCAGGAAATGGATGGAAGAGAGAAGACTGCTGCAG GCAGAGATGCAGCGCTTGAGAGACAAACTAACCATATCAGAGAGAACGGCTAAGGCAGAAGCTCAACTTAAG GATAAATTAAAGCTCAGACTTAAGATAATTGAAGAAGGTTTGAAGCATGTCACAAGTTTTTCGGTCAATCCTAATAGGTTTTGTGGGTCCCCAAAAACGGAGAAGTCCAGTAACATATTTGGATTTCTTACCAGCAACGGTGGACTAAGAAAGAGGTCTACATCGCAGCCAAGAGCTTCTTCTACTGATGGGAGAAGCTCACTCTTGCAACAGCACAATTTGGAAAATGAAACAGACAATGTTGGTGGAGAGCTAAAACAAGCCAATAGCTTAAAAAAGAAACACTCTTCTGGAGAAAATGTGCTGAGAAAAGGTATATGGGTCTCCAGAAGTAAAGTTGTTGATAGCGGTGAAAAGGAGAACGCAGAAATAAGGGCAGATATAGATATGAATTTCAGTAAGGACAACAGTGATGATACAACAGCCTCACCAGAAATAACGCCCAAAAGTGGCAGCAATGAGGATCAACAAAACAAAGGAAGCAATGCAGATATGGTCTCGGGATTTCTGTATGATAGACTTCAAAAGGAGGTTATCAACTTAAGGAAGCTTTGTGAAGTAAGAGACAATACGTTAAATGTGAAAGATGAAGAAATAAAG ATGCTCATGAAGAAGGTTGATGCACTGACGAAATCCATTGAAGTAGAGTCtaaaaagatgaagagagaaGCAGCAACTAGAGAAAAGGAAGCTTCATCAATGAAAGTGGATAATAATAGAAAGAATAGACATGCAAACTCATCTATAAG GGCAACAAAAGCATAG